The Polyangium mundeleinium genome contains the following window.
ACGATCGCCGCGAGCTTGGGGCTGAATCGGATCATCAGCGCGGCGGTCACCACGCTGACCGCGAGGTCGATGAGCAGGGGAATCGCCCGATCGGTGACGAAGCGCCGGATCGCGTCGACTGATCGGACGCGCGCCAGCACGTCGCCGAGGATCTGACGCTGGAAGAAGGACACCGGGAGCGAGAAGAGACGCCCGACGATGTGCGCGGAGACGCGGTGGACGAAGAGATTGCCGAACCGCGTGACCAGCACCCCGCGTGTCCACGACGCGCCTGCTTGCACGACGATCATCAATGCAATGCCCGCGACGATCGCCAGCATGGCCGGGTCGGACGTGCCCGCCGCGGGGTGACGGTCGATCAGGGACCGGTATGCGAAAGGCAGGGAGACGATGGATACCTGGAGCAGGACCGTGAGCCACAAGGCTCGAAGCGCGACTGATCGCAGGTGCGGATCGTCGAACCACGCCCGCCGGAAGCTCCGCGAGAGCGCGAGGGGCTCGCGGGAGAACGCTTTCGTCGGCGTGAGCTCGACCGCGATTCCGGTGAAGGAGGGAGATACCGCGTCGATTTTCATGCGCACGCGGCCACGCGCAGGGTCCACGATCCACGCGACGTCTCCCGCGAGTTTCTCCAGGACCACGAAATGGTCCATGTTCCAGTGGAGAATGGCGGGCGTCTTCAGATCACCGAGGCGGTGAAGGCCGATGCGCACGGGGCGCGCCGCGAGGCCAAGCGCCCCCGCGAGGCTCATCAGCATGCGCAGGCTGAGTCCGCGCGGCGTGGTGGTGAGCTTCGCGCGAAGCGCCGCGAGGTCGGCCTCGAGCCCCCAGGACGAGGCGACCATGGCGAGGCACGCGAGCCCGCACTCGCTGGGCTCTCCTTGCAGAATGATGGGGACGGCTCGCGCAGGGCGAGGGGGCGAGGCTTCGTTGTCGGCGACGCTGGCCATGGGCTCAGCGGGCTCCCAGATACAAGGCGACGAGGCCGGCCGCCGCCAGCAACGTCAGGACGGCGAGAATCGCGTGCTCGGCGAGCAATCGGCCTTCCCACGGCTCACCGGCTCCACGTGTGGCGTGCGCAGCCACTGCCTCCGGGCGGTAGAGTCGATGATTGTCCCGCCGGTTGCTCTTGCCGCCTTTTTCCTGGCTCTCGCTCGCCTTGCTTTCGCTCATTGTCGCGCTGCGGAATCGACCGCGTTGCACACGCCCCGCCAGAACCGCTGGCCGGCCTCCGTGAGGGTCTTGCTCTGGTCGAGGGCGGGCCGGTAATCCTCGTCGAACCAGCGCTGGTGGACGCTGAATCGATCCTGCGAGGCGGCGTCGAGCCCGGTCGTCCGGCGGAGCGCGTGGTAGTAAACGATCATGTTTCCCACTGCGTGCGCCCCGGAGAGGACCCGCTCGATCGGCCGGTGCGCCCGCTTGATCGGAGAGTAGTACACTTCGTCGCTCCCTGTCTGCACGAACGGAGCGACCATCGAGTAGAGCAGCATGTGCTGGTGGGCGCACTCATGGACGAGGAGCTCGCCGCAGAACGCCGCGTCGTCGGGCGTTTCGATCGCAATGAGCCCGGGATGATCGTAGGAGCTGCCGGATTGGGCCTCGTGGCTGCCGCTCCGGTCGAGGAGCAAGCACCCCGCGGCCGTGCTCGCGACCCAGGGCGCGAAGAGGGGCGCGCTCTCCAGCAAGAGCCGCCAGGCGGCGCGAATGACGTCGATGCGCTCCTGCGGCGCGGTCACGGTCGCGGGCGGGGCGGGCGGAGGGCCTTCAATCCAGGGGAATCCCTCGACGGAATGGCGCAGCCCGCTGACCGTGACGTACCGCGGCGCGAGACCGCCGCTCGGAAAAACCCTCCACGGGCCTCCCGGCGCCTCGGCCGGGAGGAGGTTTTTCTCCGGCGAGAGGACGTACGTCGCATGGCCCAGATCCGAATGAACCGTCGTCTTGTTTTCCCCCGCCGCGAGGCGGCACGCCCCTTGGATGGGTTCGAGCCACCCGTCGAGGTAAAGCCATTGCGGCGTGTCGATTTCGATCTCCACGACGCCCGACCCGCCCATGCCGCCGTGCAGTGCGGCGAGCTGGAGCGCGGCGAGCGCGGGGGCGTCGTTTCGCAGGGCGAGCAGGGCCAAACCCATTTCGGGGCGCCATGCGCTGCCTCGGCCCGGGGTGAACGCGACGAGGGCGCGGGCGGGTTCGTCCTTTCCCGCCCGCGTCAATACGTCCGCCACCCGGCGGCGCGTCGCATGGAGGCGACCTGCCGCGAGCGAGCGCACGGCGCCGACGGCGTCGCCGTGGACGGGCGACGCGAAGATGTCCGCGTGGGAGGAGATGTCTGCCATGGGTTTGTCCGGCTCAGCGTGGAGGGGACGCCTGTTGCCCGTTCTCCGGGACGCCCCCCGGGTCGGGGGCGGGCGCGGGGTCGATCGCGGCGATCCTGTTCGTGATCTCGGAGAGGGGAATCCCGTTCCGGACCAGGAATGCGGCGATCTCCGCGTAGATGTCTTGCAGCCCCTTGCAATACAGCGATTTGTTGTCGAACCGGAGGGCCTTGGAGAAACGATTGATCGGTCGCCCCGCCTTGCAGATGTTCCACCATCCGCACGCCTTGCACCCTTCCGGTCGTTTCAGCGACGCCTCGGCCTGCTCGCGCCATGCATCCGATTCGACGAGGTCTTCGAGGCCGTGGGTCGCGATGTTGAGGCCCATGGAGGCGAAGCGCGGATCGACGACGCGCAGCGTATCCTCGGGGGCCAGGTCGCCGTTCGACGAGACGGAGATGATGTTTCGATAG
Protein-coding sequences here:
- a CDS encoding aKG-HExxH-type peptide beta-hydroxylase; the protein is MADISSHADIFASPVHGDAVGAVRSLAAGRLHATRRRVADVLTRAGKDEPARALVAFTPGRGSAWRPEMGLALLALRNDAPALAALQLAALHGGMGGSGVVEIEIDTPQWLYLDGWLEPIQGACRLAAGENKTTVHSDLGHATYVLSPEKNLLPAEAPGGPWRVFPSGGLAPRYVTVSGLRHSVEGFPWIEGPPPAPPATVTAPQERIDVIRAAWRLLLESAPLFAPWVASTAAGCLLLDRSGSHEAQSGSSYDHPGLIAIETPDDAAFCGELLVHECAHQHMLLYSMVAPFVQTGSDEVYYSPIKRAHRPIERVLSGAHAVGNMIVYYHALRRTTGLDAASQDRFSVHQRWFDEDYRPALDQSKTLTEAGQRFWRGVCNAVDSAARQ